Genomic window (Drosophila sulfurigaster albostrigata strain 15112-1811.04 chromosome 2R, ASM2355843v2, whole genome shotgun sequence):
TTGCGCAGTCgccgttgcagttgccgtttgctgttgcagttgcagttgccgttgccgcgCTGTGAGAATTTATGGCCCTGCCGGGGTCACTGCCTAGTGGGATAACATCTGTTGACGCGTCGTGCGCCGCAATGCGCATGCAAGGCGCTCTTGGCCAAAAGGACATTGACCAGGCAGGGCTGAGTCCGCAGCCAGACACAGCCAAGACTAACCGAACGGacggatggacagacggacggacagacagacagacaaaccgTTGCAGAGCACAGTTGGAAAACCATTAGAAAAGTGGTAAAATGGTTCAGTTAGCTGTGTGTTAGCATTGTGTGTACTACTACCATTGGCCATTGGCAAGATAACGCTGTGGCCAGCAAATGGTCTCTTAAGAAAACCCGCGTTGTGAGCTGATTAAATGAGTCTGCCAGCGACGAGGTCTTAATTCACAGGATAAATATATGTGTGGGAAAACCCTTGGCTGGCGCTTTTACCAATATGCATAAAGTATCTACTATGCTGATCAAGTCTATTTATAAGAGCAAATAAAGCTGTGTCCGAGTCTATTATTTGTATAGATTTTGCATAACATTTTGAACTATAAAATACCCTCCAAGTCACTCTTAACATTAGAATTGaatatggtataattttaagaaattataatgAAGATGAGCACTGTTTGAATTAGCTTTGTCGAAACATAACAAATCAGTGCTGTAGAAAAtctttaagaataacctttCAGTTTAATAAAAGTTATGATAAAGGAATTCATTAAGAATAGTAATGAGACATTCTTATAATTCAATTATCCCAAATCctttaatataaagaaattaattgaaaatagttGTCAAATAAggtataaatacaatatttcaagAAACTTAGAAAAATgtaagttaatttaaattcaattaaacatatacactaaatgaaataacaaaagctCTTAAAAGAAAACGATATTAACTAAATTGGGCAACTTTGAGAACACAAATCAACACACATTAATAATTAGTATAAAGTTAATGCTATAAACGAATGCTCAAAAAGTCATTAATTCTCTGGGAACAATCATATATCAACATCATTATATTATTCCACATTCATGCTACGTTCTTCTGCTGTCTCCCACCTACAATTTATAACTTAATCAACATTGCCTCCACCCGTTATTCATTTTCACTGGGTAgtcatttgccatttgtcgGGTGTTTACTGTACCGTGgcacaagtacaacaacaacaactacagtaaCGCTTAACGGTTAATGATTAATTGAAGCATTTCTTAAGGCTGTTGATTGGATATTTCTGCTATTGCAATGGATTGGAATGGATGCAACCAACCCTGGGCCAAAGTTACGAGTACTTCCGTTGACCGCCCGATCTTTGCAACTGTGTGaaattctttttcatttttttgggttgCGTATTCAATTTGACCATCTTCGTAAGCGCAGTTTGAATGCTGAGAGGGCGTGCGTGAAAATTGCGCTGGCTGCACAAGGAAGGCCGCTGGCTGCTCTCTCTCACGAGGCATCCGTGGATGTGGATTTGGATTCTGGATAGTggcaaccaaaaacaaaacgtagGCGAGGTCTAGGGTTCAGGACAACAATCGCAGTAAGTGATTACGTAACCAGTGCATTGTTCTTCTGCtgcgtttttatttcattgaaCAACGCAAGGGTCTTGGTCTTGGGACTCGGACTTCTTCGTCTTTGGCCCAGCTTATCAGAATCGCGCGCGCAaggagaataaaaaaaaaaacccgacGCAAGGAAGCGGCAGCCaggtaaaaataatttattcacAGCCATTATGCGCTGCGAATTTATGCCACTTCCTGGTGGAACAACTACAAATAGCCATTTAAAATGCGATAAAAATAGCGCCAAGGGGCtcgcaacacaacacaaccaACACACAACAGCCGAGAAGATGCTGccacaatgcaaatgcaatgttGCAACACACTAAACTGGGGCGTGGTCAGGGCGGTTGGCCAGTCAGCCGGCGTTTTGCGCAATGACTGCCAAGCATGAAACCGTAAAATGGTTTTTCAATAAGCAGACCACAAGTCCACAGTCTCTCTCAGAAGAAGAGAAGGAGACTCTGTTGAAGCCGGCAAAACAATGcgacaaatatttgaatatgttaattagttttgtgcaatgttgccagttgcctgtctgtttgctttttagcTTGTTGCCTGGGCACGATCAGCAAAGTTCTATCGCCGGACGTGCATCGGGGCAGTCTAATTTCATGTGTTGCCATCTTGTTAGGACAGTTAGGAGCAGTTAGTAGTGCAGGCAGGCAAAAGCGTTTTGCATCTTCGCACCACACCACCACAAAGACTAACGAgctgcatgccgcatgccgcatacTGTATGCCGCTTCATTCTTGCCACATGCTGCAAGTGCAATGCGCGATTCATATTTACGAGTATGCCACAATCGAGTTGCAACATCCCCGTGCATATTTATGATTGGTATGCAAGTTTTACTTTGCcactgctgatgctgctgccgcttctgCTGCAACTTGTCGCTTGTCTGTTGTCATGGCCAGCGGGCAAACGggccacacacaaactcaaactcatAAGCGGGCACAAGGCCAATAAAGCTGCCAATGAGCCTGACTAAAAACAACTGACAACTGACAGCCGGCAGCCTTATAAAGTCACAGGCCACAACAAAGCCAAATAGCCACAAAGCCAAGCGGCCAATCGGCTCAGCATTTTCGCCATTTGCACGCAAAGTTACAAGCGCAAGCGAGATGGCACATGCATTAGCTTATTTACTAGTCTAGAGTGATGCTAAATAATCGATAGTTTCACCATAACGTTTTTAAGCTAATATTCagctttacaaaaatatacataagtcTGATAATCATTTAAAACCAAATTACAATCAGATGTATTGTTTAAACCATACGAATTACGAAAAAACAATGAATTCTTCGTAAACGCAACTAAAACGTTTAAGTCACAGCAGCTTATTATACGCTCTCAAAAGAAATCCCCATTGATATATGTCAGAATTAACTTAAAACCATTTTTACCCAGCCGAAATTCCGTCAAAAGCTCAGCTGACGCTCGTGTAAACAGCGTATAAGAGCAAGCAGTACATCCGCTTTCATTTACTTTAACGACTATCGAAAAAGCAACACAGTTGACgccattaaaataaagttcGATAGTATCGATGCTTTTTTTGCATCTCTTCTATGCTACAGTATATACTAGCttagtgtatgtatgtgtatgtgtgcagcATACCTTGcgtgctgatgctgctgctcctgctgtaGGTGTTGCCCGGCACCAGCTGATGGCTTTGACAGCTACTAAATTCTACTTTAAGCGCGCGACGCACGTTCCATGTCCAATTTTGGGCAGTGCCCCGATCGCTTCGCTGCTTCTCGTTTGCCGGCGCTTATCGCTTGCCCATAaatttagtttgttgttgctgttgctgcggttgcCAAATATTGCCAAGTTGGAGGTCCTAGGCCAATAACTTGCCATGACACGCAATGAAgttgtttgcctttgccttttgcctgttTCGGAATTTTCATTcggtataaaaatgcaattaacggCACTTGTTGCACCGGCGCTAGaaattttcgttgtttttgctgttttcgcTTGCCGCGACGACACGATAAACACGACCCGACCGAACACGATGCActacacacacttatacacatttatttaattgcaaatggtTGCAAtgacaattttttcaatagttttttggttttttaaataaacactGTGCACTTCACTTAcactcgaaaaaaaaaaactgcgcACTGACGAAAAAAGTGTTGCGAAGTATGGTTCGATTATCCGTTAGTCGTGCTGTTGCTAACCACATGAAAACAGCGTTGCCAACCAAGCGCAAGAAGAAGCGCACGCATAGCAAAACCGCCGCTGTTTCGCCAGAGCTGCCACATCAATGAATAAACATCGCTCCGTACAATTGaggtatatatttattgaagtaTGAACTtagatataattaatttaaatcttaATTGATAAAAAACGTATACTCCCTTCAATTTCGTCCCTTACCAACCGTTTGGCAATCGGGTTTGCTTAGCACTTTGGTATATCCCAGCGGCGTTAAAACGCATATTTTAGATTTGTTACTGCGGTCACACCAAACAGCTTTCAGAAAGCTCTTTTCAGTTCCCCTCCATCTCTTGTTCGacaaagtgaaagtgaaatacaaaaaatttgttagtgttgcgctgtttgctgctggtgttgaAACCTtcaaagaaataattaaataaatacatagccagaggcataaataaatttgcacaaCAAAGCGGTAGCTAAAAAcgtttggcaaacaaaatgtgtGGTGGATTCACCTGCTCGAAGAACGCGCTAATTGCGCTGAACATTTTATATGTGgtaagcagcaacaataacaacaaaatcagTACAGCAAATACGGGGATGAGAGAAAaacctacaaaaaaataattgctgCAACTGTAATTTGGTTATGAGCGAGCTATTTATAGTGCAAGTGACGGCATGTTTGGGTTTTTTCATAagtttttaatacaaaaaatgtgtttCAGATGATTGGATTCTTGCTGATTGGCGTCGGAGTTTATGCAAGGGCAGCGTCTGTGGTCACGAATCTGCCAATTGTTGGAGGCATCTTGGCCTGCGGCGTGATACTCATCTGCATATCCATGCTGGGCCTTGCTGGCGCTGTGAAGCATCATCAAGTGATGCTCTTCTTTGTATCCTTTTGCAACaattacacatacgcacacacaaactcaaacAGTCATACACACCAGCAGTCTGGCAAACACAATCACTCACACAAACAGATGCCTAAACACACGGATACAAACACCAACAAGCAGTCgcttacacacatacaagcagTCTCGCTTgcaaacacgcacacaaacaagcAGTCgcttacatacacacacatgcacaaggAGTCTCGCTTACACACAGTCAAGCagctgctcacacacacacacacacacacagttgggGATGCACGCCTAAGTGAACCCAGTGTTCTTACAGTTTTGCTGCCACTGGACTGAAGGTCGCCTCTTGACGCATGTCGATGAGCTTGACGACTAACAATTGACGTTGAGGTTTGCTTTGAACTACAGTGAAAACTTGCTAGACCACACAAGCTACGTCCGTGCTTTGCTAATTGCAACAAATGTCATAGAAATAATGTTCGTCTGAGGCAGTTTTCACTGTAAACGTTTCCCCAGCTCACTTGTTATACATTTATGCACATGAACAAGCAAAGCAACTAGCTTGAAGATGGTCTTCATAATGACTCGTAGCAGCGTGTGCGCTTGACATGATTCAAagaacacactcacattcgtgaatacactcacacactcacgtCATTATCATTGACTTCCGCGCACTCTTTAATTGCGTCAGCGGAAGGTTATCAGTGCGATAGCAAAATTGTTGCCCCCGCTTTTTTGTTGACTTTCAGCTGATATTAAACATCGTtatcaattgcatttgccCCTGGTTTGCACTTAACTCTTTAACTAATCTCAATTCTCGATTGCAGTACATGATCATTCTGTTCATGCTGTTCCTCATCCAGTTCTCCATCGCCAGCTCTTGCCTCGCCGTCAAtgccgagcagcagcaacagtttgcCGAACAGGGTTGGAAGACGGTGCCACCAAATCTGCGCGAACAAGTCCAAGAGAAATTCCTTTGCTGTGGCTTCAACGATACCATCGATCACACCGCCAGCATCAGCAATGCGGTCACTGTGAATTCTGATCCCAGTTGCGAGGATGTGAACAAACAATGCTGCGTGGACTCGCAGGATCCCAAATGCCATTGCGGTCCTTGTGGTCCGCTGTTGGAGGATAAAATCGATTATGCCTTCAAGTTGTGCGGCGGCTTGGGCATCTTCTTTAGCTTCACCGAGGTGAGTTGCAGTTGAATAATGATAGTAAATCTTTGTATAATCCTTGTATCTTCTCTTGTGGCATGCATTCAGTTCGTTGGTGTCTGGCTAACAGTGCGCTATCGCAATCAAAAGGATCCGCGCGGCTTGCCCAGCGCCTTcctttaaattgcaaaaacaaaacactaaTCACTAATCcaataacataaacaaaaacaccCATAAAAAGACACATCATATTGCTAAATTGTTTGTGTCCCTCCctctaaaaaaagaaaataacaaataacaaaacgtTGATGTCAATGtgtaaatttcatattcatagcGAGAATAATCGTGGGTCTGTTAGATCATCATCCAATACATACATCATATATACgcatcatttatatttatactcaaAGTAAACATCATACCTTtagaaatactatatattcagatatatatatacatatatacaaaaaaaaaagatgataTAGCTACGTGTTTAATCCTTTTAACAAAACGCAAGCAATCAAGTGTTTTTTTCGAACTGAACatgaaaacatatttacatCACAAAACATATTGCAACACTACTTTCATCCTAACACAAATGAAAATCCTTTTATGGGCGACACATCGCTTAATCCCCTCGAGAATTTCAAGCACGGCTAACAGCATCTGGTGAGAGGACATCTTATTAATCATTTTATGTTCTCTTTATGTTTTCTCTTTAATTTTCCAACATTCCCAATTTCAATTACTAATCTTTGTCTCGATTTTCAACAGGTTTTGGCCGTGTTTCTGGCACGTCGCTATCGCAATCAGCACGATCCTTGTTATTTACCCGCACGGGCCGTCTTTCCCCACAATTATCAGTACTAAGCGAAGTGGAGAAGCAGATGAAATAATTACGAATGTGAATGCATCAAGATCAAAGAGCCGATTGGAAACAAAGGCAACTTTTAGTCAAAGGGACGAAGGctgatttataatttttacacAACAACTTCCTAGCATGAACTGGCAAATGGGAAAATAGAATGAAAGAATGAATTAACAAAAGGTCGTTTGGAGGAAGGACGATGCTCAATGTGCTGCCTAGCATCAAATGGCTAAATGGACTGTAAAGAAAATTCACTTGGGAATTCATTTGCGCAGCTCGTTGAGCATCGTTTTGCATCTATTTTGCGTATTCTCAGTTCTTAGTTTTAATTGTGCAAAGTGATTAAGTTTTTCCCcctaaacaaaaacaatttgagattataattatgtacgctatgtttgtgtgttcattctatatattgtaatgtatatttttttttaagatattttaattgtacaaTCATTTTACACTTGTATCGTTTAGTTAAGCACATTTGTTAATTTCGttttgcaactggcaacaatcATAAAACcaactcacaaaaaaaaaatgaaaaactgctGTACCACATTTCAAAAGAAAGAACATTTCGAACCTGATCTAAATGTAGAACCAAGTCAAATGTAACTAGCAACGGTAACTGTGTTTTAAGAAGCGTAACATATACATAAAGCATAAcaacttatatacatatatatacatataaacaaaaagaattaaGAGAATTCTATAGATGTTAGATGTGTGTTGAAcaaaaactttgaaattagcacttaaattgcaaaagaggcaactaaactaaaacagaaacaaacaaaaacatatatattgtaatacatgtcactcttttctttttccaaATATCACACTGTACTTTTCTTTCCTGATTTCTTTCCACTTTATTACTCTCGCCTTAACTTGCACCCACGCAAGCAAATCACTTTCAACTTCCTCACAACACAACCCAACAAGTTGGATATAGTTCTTTTCTTCTTATGTTGCGTTTCGTATTTCCTTTTCCAAAGCGACAAAGAAAcgacattaaataaaaaaaaaacaacaacaaaattctcTGTATTCTGTGCTGTGATTGAAGTAAATatgatcttaaaaaaaaaaacaaaaaccaaaccatAAAGTttcgcatttcatttttgcactTAATTAAGAAAAAGCCGCGTCTGCGGTTCGCGAAAGTTTCATCCTTTTCGCCTTTCGCCTGACAGTGGCACAAATTGACGCTGGAGTGCGCAAATTGCTTTAAGCTAGCCAAAAAGATTAACGCCCGTACTTTGACGCGACAAAATTTCCCCCCAGGAGAGGCTGGCAAAGTCGGAAATTTGGcgtgtaaataatattttgacatTTGGTCGGGGGaccccaaaaaaacacaacaaaacagggaaacaaacaaattgactCAGGCCAAAAGTTTTGCACTCAAAACTTTGGTTCAACGCACTCGCTCTTagcaaagagagagcgaaataAGGAGAGAgaactgagagagagagagtgagaaagtgAGCTGAGCTCGACAGGAGATGCTTCGGTTATGTAACGGATGCGCAGTCGGAGGGGTTTGTGGAGTTTCCTTTTTTCACCCTCCTCGACGTCTGCAGAAAAGTgggtgtggtgtgtgtgtgtgtgatgtgtgtgAAGACGAATTCCTTCCGCAGCGGTCAACAACTGTTGTTGGCGACAGCATTTTTCCTGCCACTGACACGAATGTCATGTTAGTCAAATGGATAAAAGCTGCAAGATACACAAAACACGACAGCTACAGATaaagatacatatatacgcTATAAGCCTTTTCGAAATTCGATTGTAGTGATGACGCGTGCCACCTGCTGAAGTTCAACAGTGCGTATTATTGATTTCCAGCAGcacaaatgaataaataaattgtacttCACTTTTAAGCAGCGTTCACATGTGACATTTGTTATTTGAAATTCCCACAGGCAACGGAACGCTGCTcacattttgaattattaataaaagcatTAAGGACACGCCAAGGAATGTCTGCcaaaaagacacacacacaagcttaGCAGATATCCTTAAAGCTGCCTCAGCTGTTTATTGCCCAGCTTATGTGTAACGTGGCGTATGAACAATGATTGTGTGATTGAACGCGTGCCACGCATCACATTTTTTATGACATACTTGAGCAATGAGCGCACAGTGGGCGTCCCTC
Coding sequences:
- the LOC133839550 gene encoding tetraspanin-13 isoform X1 — its product is MCGGFTCSKNALIALNILYVMIGFLLIGVGVYARAASVVTNLPIVGGILACGVILICISMLGLAGAVKHHQVMLFFYMIILFMLFLIQFSIASSCLAVNAEQQQQFAEQGWKTVPPNLREQVQEKFLCCGFNDTIDHTASISNAVTVNSDPSCEDVNKQCCVDSQDPKCHCGPCGPLLEDKIDYAFKLCGGLGIFFSFTEVLAVFLARRYRNQHDPCYLPARAVFPHNYQY
- the LOC133839550 gene encoding tetraspanin-13 isoform X2, coding for MCGGFTCSKNALIALNILYVMIGFLLIGVGVYARAASVVTNLPIVGGILACGVILICISMLGLAGAVKHHQVMLFFYMIILFMLFLIQFSIASSCLAVNAEQQQQFAEQGWKTVPPNLREQVQEKFLCCGFNDTIDHTASISNAVTVNSDPSCEDVNKQCCVDSQDPKCHCGPCGPLLEDKIDYAFKLCGGLGIFFSFTEFVGVWLTVRYRNQKDPRGLPSAFL